The genomic interval GTCATATCCGCCGGCCGCCGATTTTCGTAGCGGCCTCCAGCGACCGCATACCGATACCAGCGGGATCAACAAAAAGGCCGGCGAAAAGCCGGCCTTTCATAGTTTTCCGAGAGAAGTATTGATCAGATAAGATCAGTACCGCGCAACGGCCGGGCCACCCCAGCGGTAGTTGATGCGCGCGGTCACGAGATCCACATCCTGACTGGTTTTGTCAGTTGCGAACAGCGTACCAGGCACCCCGGCGACGCCGTTGTTGATGAAGTTGTGGTTGCTGTTGCCCATGAAAATGTGATCGTACTCGAAGCCGAGCGACCAGTTCGGTGCGAAGCCATATTCAAGGCCGACGCCGACCACGCCGCCCCAACGCGTGTTGTTGACGTTGTCGGTCAACTGAGTGCCGGTCGCGGTATCGAGCCTTCCATAGCGGTTGGAGGTCACCGCGGCGCCGCCCTTCACGTAAAGCAGGGTCGCATCCCAGGCGTAGCCGATCTGGCCGGTGAATAGCCCGAACGCATCAAGACGGCTGGTGTTGGTGACGAGAGGGTTGAAGAGGCTGGCATTGCGGCCGTTCAGATCGGCCCAGTTGCCCTGAGCTTCAAGGCCGAACACCCAGTTATTGGATTGCCAGCGGTAGCCGATCTGGCCACCGACCGTGCCGCCGGTCGCGTCGTGGCAACCTTCATTAGGGCTAGCTACAATCGGATCGGTCAGGGTCAAGCAATTCCTGCTCGATCCCCACCCGCCGTTCGCACCGATGTAGAAGCCGCTCCAGTCGTAGATCGCGGCCATCATCGGAGGAGCCTTGGTATAATGACGCGGGGCGAGATCGGCCGCGGTGGCCGGCACGGCGCCGAGGCCAATGGCGAGAGCACCGACGACCCCGATCAGTAACTTGTTCATTGCGATTCCCCGGATTTCCGCTTTATTTTCAACAAACTCAGGCGCGAGCGCTGGATAGGCAGTTTGAAACTCGTGAAGCACTATACCGCCCGCCGTTGCAAAATGCCGTCTCTCAAGTGCAACACTCCGGGCCAAATTGATCCGTCCCGAAGCCCATTTATCTGAAACCAGCGTGGAATCTTTCTAAGCCCGATCCGCAGTTTTGTTCGCATTGCCGGCCTTGAGAACAAATATGGAACATTGTATATTCGACCGGTGGATAACCCGTCAATTGACCGTCTCGACGATGTGACGGGAGTATAGGCTCGAGAACGAAGCCGCAAAGAGCGATGCCGGGGATGAACCGGCGGCGCCTGTGCGTGTTGGCAAATCGGGACCGGAGATTGGAGAACGGCGATGGCGGGTAGCGTGAACAAGGTCATTCTGATCGGCAATCTCGGCGCCGATCCCGAAATCAAGCGGACCCAGGACGGCCGGCCGATCGCCAATCTGCGGATCGCAACGTCTGAAACCTGGCGCGACAAGACCAGCGGCGAGCGCAAGGAAAAAACCGAGTGGCACCGCGTCGTGATTTTCAACGAGGGCCTCTGCAAGGTCGCCGAGCAATATCTGAAGAAAGGCGCGAAGGTCTACATCGAGGGTCAGTTGCAGACCCGTAAATGGACCGACCAGAACGGCGTCGAAAAATACTCCACCGAAGTCGTGCTGCAGAATTTCAATTCGACGCTGACGATGCTTGACGGCCGCAACAGCGGCGGCGGCAATTTCGGATCGGACGACTCCGGCGGCGATTTCGGGTCCGGAAGTCCCTCCGGCGGCACGCCGCGCCGCGCCGTTGCGGCCGGTGCCCGCCGCAGCGACATGGACGACGACATTCCGTTCTAGTGGAGTCTGGTGGAGTGAATTCGACATTCGCGACCCAGGCCGCACGTCCCGGACGCGAATGTAAAAACTCCACTGGTAACCTGCACTTGCTGGCGGTCTTTATAAAAATGGTGGCGATCCCGGCAGGATTCGAACCTGCAACCCGCGGAGTAGAAATCCGCTACTCTATCCAGTTGAGCTACGGGACCGTTAACGTCGCCATATCACCGCAATATGAAAAATCCGCCCTCGCGCCAAGCCCCGATCCGGACCATTCTGATGGATCGGACGACGAACCGGTACGGGCGCCCGCTGTTTTGTCCGAAGCCCTTGGGTTTGCCAAGCCAACCTTTGAACCTGAACCACACTCAAATCATAAGTTTGCTAGTATCCTTTCGAATCCGACGTTCGCTACGGAAGGCGCAGTGAGGCGGACTTTGAATTCGGGAACGTTAGGCGGCATTTGTCCGCGCAGGGAGCTTTCATGACCGGTTTGGTTCGTGCGGTGGTCCTCTGTGTGGCGCTGGCGATCGGGCTTGTTTCGGCGCAGGCAGCGGACAAGGCTTTCAAGCGCGACGATCTCGCCGACTCGGCGATCAAGTTAGAGGCCCAGATCAAGAGCGAAGCCGGCACCATCGTCAAATCGGCCCCGACGCTGCGGACCGATGCCGACGCCGCCTTCAAGCGATCCGATTTTCGCAGCGGCCTCCAGATTCTCGGCCAGATCGCGACCGTCGCACCCGACGATAGCGGCAACTGGCTGCGGCTGGCGCGGACGATTTTCCAGATCAAGCCGACCACGAGCCAGGAACAGACCTTCCTGCGGGAGCGGGCCTCCACCGCCGCCTATATCGCCTATCAGCGGGCGAACGATCCCGGTGCCGAGGCGGATGCATTGGCGGTTCTTGGACGCGCCTTTTCGGAACGCAAGCTGTGGCGACCGGCACTCGACACGTTGCGTCTGTCGCTTGATCTGCGGGAGGTCGCCGACGTTCGCGAGCAGTACGAAAAAATGCGCGACGACCACGGCTTCCGGCTGCTCGATTACACCGTCGATTCGGATTCGACCTCGCCGCGGGTCTGCTTTCAGTTCTCGGAGGACCTTGCCAAGCGGACCGACTTTTCACCGTTCGTCGCGCTCGCCGGTGCGGACCGGCCGGCGCTGTCGTCGGAAGACAAGCAGCTTTGCGTCGAGGGCCTCAAGCACGGCGAGCGATACAATATCAATCTGCGCGCCGGCCTGCCATCGACCGTCAAGGAAAGCCTGCCGAAATCCGCTGAATTCAACGTCTATGTGCGGGATCGCAAACCGTTTGTCCGCTTCACCGGGCGCGCCTACGTGCTGCCGCGCACCGGCCAGCGCGGCATTCCGCTGGTCAGTGTGAATACCCAGGCGGTGTCGGTGCAGGTATTCCGGATCGGCGACCGCAATCTCATCAACACCGTGATCGACAGCGACTTCCAGAAGACGCTCAGTGGCTATCAATTGTCCGATCTCGGTAACGAGCGCGGGGTCAAGGTCTGGTCGGGCGAGGTTACGACGGCCTCCACGCTGAACGCCGATGTGACCACTGCGTTTCCCGTCGATGAGGCGCTCGGAAACCTCCAGCCAGGCGTCTACGTGATGACGGCCGCGCCCAAGGGGCCGGGTTCGGCGGGTGACGAGGAGTCCGGCTCGCTGGCGACCCAGTGGTTCATCGTCTCCGATCTGGGCCTGACCGCCTATTCCGGCAATGACGGCATCCATGTCTTCGTCAATTCGCTGGCCACGACCGATGCGGTGGGCAGGGCGGAAGTCCGCCTGATCGCACGCAACAATGAAATCCTTGCGACCCGAAAGACCGATGAGTCCGGTCATGCGCTGTTCGAGCCGGGTCTCGCCCGGGGCGAGGGCGGCCTGTCGCCCGCGCTGCTGACGGTGACCACCGACAAGGCCGACTATGCATTCCTGAGCTTGAAGTCGAGCGCCTTCGATTTGACCGATCGCGGTGTGTCGGGCCGAGCCGTGCCTGCCGGGGCCGACGCATTCGTTTACGCCGAGCGCGGCGTCTATCGCTCCGGGGAGACGGTCTATCTCACGGCGCTGCTGCGCGACGGGCAGGGCAACGCCGTGACCGGCGGACCGCTGACGCTGGTGGTGGAGCGGCCCGACGGTGTGGAATTCCACCGCGCCGTGCTGCCCGATCAGGGCGCGGGCGGGCGAAGCCTGACCCTGCCGCTCAATTCGGCGGTCCCGACCGGAACGTGGAGGGTTCGCGCGTTCACCGACCCGAAGGGGCCGTCGGTCGGCGAAACCACCTTCATGGTCGAAGACTATGTACCAGACAGGATCGAATTCGACTTAACAACCAAAGCGAAGCAGATCGATACTCAAGCTCCGGTAGAACTTAAGGTTGACGGCCATTTCCTCTATGGTGCGCCGGCATCCGCCCTGCAACTCGAAGGCGACATGCTGGTGGCACCCGCAGCCAGCCGCCCGGGTTATGCCGGATATCAGTTCGGGGTCGCCGACGACGAGACCACCAGCAACGAGCGCACGCCGATCGAAAACCTGCCCGAATCCGACGCCAACGGCGTCGCCACATTCCCGGTCAGCCTCGCCACGCCGCCGGCATCGACCCGCCCGCAGGAAGCGCAGATCTTCGTTCGCATGGCGGAGGCCGGCGGACGCGCGGTCGAGCGGAAACTGGTGCTCCCAGTCGCCCCCGCCGCCGCCATGATCGGCGTCAAGCCGCTGTTTGCCGACAAGAACGTCGCGGAAGGTGACAAGGCCGGTTTCGATGTCGCCTTCGTCGCCCCGGACGGCACCGCGCTTGCGCGCGGAGGCCTGCGCTACGAACTGCTCAAGCTTGAGAGCCGCTATCAGTGGTATCGACAGAATTCGTCCTGGGAATACGAGCCGGTGAAATCGACCAAGCGGGTGGCCGACGGCGATATCTCGATTGCCGCCAATAAGCCAGCGCGGATCGAATTCTCTCCCCAGCCGGGACGCTACCGGCTCGATGTCAAATCGTCCGATCCCAACGGTCCGCTGACGTCGGTTCAGTTCGACGTCGGCTGGTATTCCGACGGCAGCGCCGACACGCCCGATCTGCTGGAAACCTCGATCGACAAACAGGATTACCAGTCCGGCGACACCATGACCGTTTCGGTCAATGCCCGGGCCGCCGGCAAACTCACGATCAACGTTCTCGGCGACCGGCTGCTGACCACCCGGACCATCGATGTCGAGAAAGGCACGTCGCAGGTCAAAATCCCGGTCGGCAAGGATTGGGGCACCGGCGCCTATGTGGTGGCGACGCTGCGGCGGCCGCTCGATGTCGCCGCCCAGCGGATGCCCGGCCGGGCGATCGGCATCAAATGGTTCGGCATCGACAGGACGGCGCGCACTCTGTCGGTTAACCTGTCACCGCCGGCATTGGTGCGGCCATCGACAACGCTGAAGCTGCCTGTGAAGATTGGCGGTCTAAGCCCCGGCGAAGACGCCAAGATCGTCGTTGCCGCCGTCGATGTCGGGATCCTCAACCTCACCAACTACAAGCCGCCCG from Nitrobacter sp. NHB1 carries:
- a CDS encoding alpha-2-macroglobulin family protein, which encodes MTGLVRAVVLCVALAIGLVSAQAADKAFKRDDLADSAIKLEAQIKSEAGTIVKSAPTLRTDADAAFKRSDFRSGLQILGQIATVAPDDSGNWLRLARTIFQIKPTTSQEQTFLRERASTAAYIAYQRANDPGAEADALAVLGRAFSERKLWRPALDTLRLSLDLREVADVREQYEKMRDDHGFRLLDYTVDSDSTSPRVCFQFSEDLAKRTDFSPFVALAGADRPALSSEDKQLCVEGLKHGERYNINLRAGLPSTVKESLPKSAEFNVYVRDRKPFVRFTGRAYVLPRTGQRGIPLVSVNTQAVSVQVFRIGDRNLINTVIDSDFQKTLSGYQLSDLGNERGVKVWSGEVTTASTLNADVTTAFPVDEALGNLQPGVYVMTAAPKGPGSAGDEESGSLATQWFIVSDLGLTAYSGNDGIHVFVNSLATTDAVGRAEVRLIARNNEILATRKTDESGHALFEPGLARGEGGLSPALLTVTTDKADYAFLSLKSSAFDLTDRGVSGRAVPAGADAFVYAERGVYRSGETVYLTALLRDGQGNAVTGGPLTLVVERPDGVEFHRAVLPDQGAGGRSLTLPLNSAVPTGTWRVRAFTDPKGPSVGETTFMVEDYVPDRIEFDLTTKAKQIDTQAPVELKVDGHFLYGAPASALQLEGDMLVAPAASRPGYAGYQFGVADDETTSNERTPIENLPESDANGVATFPVSLATPPASTRPQEAQIFVRMAEAGGRAVERKLVLPVAPAAAMIGVKPLFADKNVAEGDKAGFDVAFVAPDGTALARGGLRYELLKLESRYQWYRQNSSWEYEPVKSTKRVADGDISIAANKPARIEFSPQPGRYRLDVKSSDPNGPLTSVQFDVGWYSDGSADTPDLLETSIDKQDYQSGDTMTVSVNARAAGKLTINVLGDRLLTTRTIDVEKGTSQVKIPVGKDWGTGAYVVATLRRPLDVAAQRMPGRAIGIKWFGIDRTARTLSVNLSPPALVRPSTTLKLPVKIGGLSPGEDAKIVVAAVDVGILNLTNYKPPAPDDYYLGQRRMTSEIRDLYGQLIDGMQGTRGQLRTGGDSAGMELQGSPPTQKPLALYSGIVTVAADGTAEISFDIPEFAGTARVMAVAWSATKLGRATVDVTVRDPVVLTATLPRFLLTGDQGTMSFDLDNVEGAPGDYTINVKTSGPVTVVGNPATTVTLAARQRNSTALTLNAGGSAGTAQFDVDIRGPNGLTLARHYDLDVKPATQILARRSVRTLAKGESLTLTSDMFSDLVEGTGGVSMSVGLSSALDAASVLKALDRYPFGCSEQITSRAMPLLYVNDLAAGAHLAMDTGIDERIKSSIDRLLARQGSNGSFGLWSSGGGDAWLDAYVTDFLTRAREKGFAVPDPLFRSALDRIRNSVVNASEPEKDGGRDLAYGLYVLARNGAAPIADLRYLADTKLNNLATPIAKAQLAAALALVGDRTRAERVYAAAAESLTPKPVIEFGRTDYGSALRDAAALVSLASEGNAPRATVTQAVQRVEAARGLTPFTSTQENAWLVLAARALAKESMSLDVDGTPVKTALYRSYKAAEMADKPIKIANTGDAPVQAVISVAGAPVTPEPAASNGFEIERNYFTLDGTPADPTQARQNDRLAVVLRITEAKPEYGHIMVADYLPAGFEIDNPHLVSSGDTGTLDWIGEGQEPVNTEFRDDRFTAAFDRAGNNKAVFTVAYVVRAVSPGKYVLPQAYVEDMYNPSRYGRTGTGRVEVRPAK
- a CDS encoding outer membrane protein, whose protein sequence is MNKLLIGVVGALAIGLGAVPATAADLAPRHYTKAPPMMAAIYDWSGFYIGANGGWGSSRNCLTLTDPIVASPNEGCHDATGGTVGGQIGYRWQSNNWVFGLEAQGNWADLNGRNASLFNPLVTNTSRLDAFGLFTGQIGYAWDATLLYVKGGAAVTSNRYGRLDTATGTQLTDNVNNTRWGGVVGVGLEYGFAPNWSLGFEYDHIFMGNSNHNFINNGVAGVPGTLFATDKTSQDVDLVTARINYRWGGPAVARY
- a CDS encoding single-stranded DNA-binding protein — translated: MAGSVNKVILIGNLGADPEIKRTQDGRPIANLRIATSETWRDKTSGERKEKTEWHRVVIFNEGLCKVAEQYLKKGAKVYIEGQLQTRKWTDQNGVEKYSTEVVLQNFNSTLTMLDGRNSGGGNFGSDDSGGDFGSGSPSGGTPRRAVAAGARRSDMDDDIPF